The following proteins are encoded in a genomic region of Dioscorea cayenensis subsp. rotundata cultivar TDr96_F1 chromosome 8, TDr96_F1_v2_PseudoChromosome.rev07_lg8_w22 25.fasta, whole genome shotgun sequence:
- the LOC120267167 gene encoding pectinesterase inhibitor-like produces the protein MAMQTLKLHLLLYLHLLIIFTASHARPIIIHDVNFIRNTCSKTQNPSFCFSTLSSDKRSINATTVDTLAGVSIDLTVAAAEATLSFINDLADKNPGTTLEEDLHLCAQLYSNAIDDLHDATDELNSKDYGAASSSEDQADDAPDSCQGAFTDGVTSPVTDKNKMVKDLAGLSGDLLDLLNS, from the coding sequence aTGGCCATGCAAACCCTAAAACTCCATCTCcttctttatcttcatctcCTCATCATCTTCACCGCATCCCATGCACGTCCAATCATAATCCATGACGTGAACTTCATACGTAACACATGCAGCAAAACACAGAACCCATCCTTCTGCTTTTCCACTCTCAGCTCTGACAAACGGAGCATCAACGCCACCACCGTCGACACCCTGGCCGGAGTTTCTATAGACCTCACCGTCGCCGCCGCTGAAGCCACCCTCTCCTTCATCAACGACCTGGCTGACAAAAACCCAGGGACAACATTGGAGGAGGACTTGCACCTTTGTGCTCAGTTATACTCTAATGCCATTGATGACCTTCATGATGCTACTGATGAGCTTAACTCTAAGGATTATGGTGCTGCTTCCTCGTCGGAGGACCAGGCTGATGATGCGCCGGACTCTTGCCAGGGGGCGTTCACCGACGGTGTGACGTCGCCGGTGACGGACAAGAACAAGATGGTTAAGGATCTCGCTGGGCTTTCTGGTGATCTTCTTGATTTGCTTAATTCTTGA
- the LOC120267566 gene encoding putative glutathione peroxidase 7, chloroplastic has translation MAFSAVLFTSTSPLNAFFRGGKTGFAPTPVGFLNFSAGSLTGMPRPLLSARGIFDGRLRFSGSGSKISRVPGVVYATAATEKSIYEFTVKDIDGKDVSLSKFKGKVLLIVNVASKCGLTTSNYTELSHIYEKYKNQGFEILAFPCNQFGGQEPGSNSQIKQFACTRFKAEFPIFDKVDVNGPNTAPVYQFLKSNAGGFFGDLIKWNFEKFLIDKNGKVVERYQPTTSPFQIEKDIQKLLAA, from the exons ATGGCCTTCTCCGCTGTTCTCTTTACTTCTACGAGTCCCTTGAATGCTTTCTTTCGAGGTGGCAAGACGGGCTTTGCTCCTACACCGGTTGGGTTTCTGAATTTCTCGGCGGGATCTCTGACTGGGATGCCGAGACCTCTCTTGTCGGCCCGTGGGATTTTTGATGGACGTTTGAGGTTTTCGGGGTCAGGATCGAAGATTTCGAGGGTGCCCGGCGTTGTTTACGCCACTGCCGCAACGGAGAAGAGCATCTATGAGTTCACTGTTAAG GATATTGATGGGAAAGATGTATCTCTTAGCAAGTTCAAAGGGAAAGTACTGCTGATAGTTAATGTTGCTTCAAAATG TGGGTTGACAACATCAAACTACACGGAGTTGTCCCACATCTATGAGAAGTACAAAAATCAAG GATTTGAGATATTGGCATTCCCTTGCAATCAATTTGGGGGTCAGGAGCCTGGGTCGAATTCGCAAATAAAGCAGTTTGCTTGCACAAGGTTCAAAGCAGAATTCCCTATCTTTGATAAG GTTGATGTGAATGGACCAAACACAGCTCCAGTTTATCAGTTTCTTAAGTCAAATGCCGGAGGATTTTTCGGTGATCTTATAAAGTGGAATTTTGAGAAGTTCTTGATAGATAAAAATGGCAAGGTTGTTGAAAGATATCAGCCGACCACATCGCCTTTTCAGATCGAG AAGGATATCCAGAAGCTCCTTGCAGCATAA
- the LOC120266492 gene encoding calcineurin subunit B-like yields MGNTSSMLTQYDIEEVQEHCNHAFSQQEIVSLYHRFCQLDRNGSGFISSDEFLSVPEFAVNPLSQRLLRMLDGLNFKEFVAFLSAFSSRTSLQQKIEFIFKVYDLDCNGKVSFNGILSVLRDLTGSFMTEQQRQKVLTHVLEEAGYKEDSLLSLSDFIKILGSSGLKMEVEVPID; encoded by the exons ATGGGGAACACTTCCTCAATGCTCACCCAATACGACATTGAAGAAGTCCAAGAGCACTGCAATCACGCTT TTTCTCAACAAGAGATCGTGTCGTTGTACCATCGATTCTGCCAGCTCGATCGCAACGGTAGTGGATTCATCTCCAGCGATGAGTTCCTCTCCGTTCCCGAGTTCGCTGTCAATCCCCTTTCCCAG AGGTTGTTGAGAATGCTTGATGGGTTGAATTTCAAGGAGTTCGTTGCCTTCTTGTCAGCCTTCAGCTCTCGGACTAGTTTGCAGCAGAAGATCGAAT TTATATTCAAGGTTTATGATTTGGATTGTAACGGGAAGGTTTCCTTCAATGGTATACTGAGTGTTCTGCGGGACTTGACGGGATCTTTTATGACTGAGCAGCAGAGGCAG AAAGTCTTGACACATGTCTTGGAAGAAGCTGGATACAAGGAGGATTCTTTGCTAAGTCTATCTGACTTCATTAAG ATTCTTGGCAGCTCAGGATTGAAGATGGAGGTGGAAGTTCCAATCGATTAG
- the LOC120266426 gene encoding uncharacterized protein LOC120266426, whose protein sequence is MAEGEISVLKDALFNQCVLLEKLYNEIEEERDASASAANEALSMILRLQREKAIEKMEACQYKRMIEEKLYLAEELLADLEEVVQQKEMEIQTLKSQLKACKHQSTSVIDVKEMRILGKPSTLWKKKCLFRRNISLPVLRFDCLCHEPDIIDETSPSLLTRQLISGEDGDYRVKLERKFTEGENSELFEDSNTDLKHSEEETRTWNKNVEEGCCNGSLVIKDPVNVEEVSPACSWYSAVSGEGVRIKLNGEHVSRLPSQSENSQKLSDCGSPSSSCLETESNVTTFHSVSVQDIYEVPEDQKGDKLNENFNQVLEDSILKAKEILMPHEAMNYILKDDEWLNKALIYSHQENKVSKLRKGTSMNHGKRFLMPMRTKSMNYHVVDPPKNEITEYLKNVGQLKCQLQQFERENATIQGGADRGKEQLKLLKEIYKQLNVIESKIRNPHVKKHAQEEDSKLVSVMEAVLSFSI, encoded by the exons ATGGCTGAGGGTGAGATTTCTGTATTGAAAGATGCTCTCTTTAATCAATGTGTTCTATTGGAAAAACTttataatgaaattgaagaggAAAGAGATGCTTCGGCAAGTGCTGCAAATGAAGCTCTCTCTATGATTTTACGACTTCAGAGAGAAAAAGCGATAGAGAAGATGGAAGCATGCCAATACAAGAGAATGATCGAGGAAAAACTCTATCTTGCCGAGGAGCTTTTGGCAGATCTTGAAGAAGTTGTGCAGCAGAAAGAAATGGAGATTCAAACACTCAAAAGTCAGCTGAAGGCTTGCAAGCACCAATCAACATCTGTTATTGACGTCAAAGAAATGAGAATCTTAGGAAAGCCATCAACCCTTTGGAAGAAGAAATGCTTGTTCAGAAGAAACATTTCATTACCTGTTCTTCGATTTGATTGCTTGTGCCATGAGCCGGACATAATTGATGAAACCAGCCCTTCACTTCTTACTAGGCAGTTAATATCAGGAGAGGATGGTGATTACCGTGTCAAACTTGAAAGGAAATTTACAGAAGGTGAAAATTCAGAGTTGTTTGAGGACAGTAATACTGATTTGAAACATTCTGAAGAAGAAACGAGGACATGGAACAAAAATGTTGAAGAAGGTTGTTGCAATGGAAGTTTAGTTATAAAAGATCCTGTGAATGTGGAAGAGGTTTCTCCTGCATGCTCATGGTATTCAGCAGTGAGTGGTGAAGGTGTGAGGATCAAGTTAAATGGTGAACATGTTTCACGCCTGCCTTCTCAGTCAGAAAACTCACAGAAACTTTCAGACTGTGGTTCACCAAGCAGTTCATGTTTGGAAACCGAATCAAATGTAACCACATTCCATTCTGTCAGTGTTCAAGACATATATGAAGTTCCAGAGGATCAGAAAGGAGACAAACTTAATGAAAATTTCAATCAAGTATTGGAAGACTCCATTCTGAAAGCTAAGGAAATATTAATGCCACACGAAGCTATGAATTACATTCTTAAAGATGATGAATGGTTAAATAAAGCTCTCATATATTCTCATCAGGAGAACAAGGTATCCAAACTTAGGAAGGGGACCTCTATGAACCATGGGAAGAGGTTCTTAATGCCCATGAGAACTAAATCCATGAACTATCACGTTGTAGATCCTCCTAAGAATGAAATCACTGAATATCTGAAAAATGTTGGACAGCTAAAGTGTCAGCTCCAGCAATTTGAGAGGGAAAATGCCACAATTCAGGGTGGTGCTGACAGAGGCAAAGAGCAGTTGAAGTTGTTGAAGGAGATATACAAGCAACTTAATGTTATTGAATCGAAAATAAGAAACCCACATGTGAAAAAGCATGCTCAAGAGGAAGATTCGAAATTAGTCTCTGTTATGGAG GCAGTCCTCTCCTTCTCAATTTAA
- the LOC120267168 gene encoding putative leucine-rich repeat receptor-like serine/threonine-protein kinase At2g24130, with amino-acid sequence MANFFNFIIIFIFVSIFPSPGTNAALLGLSRDLAALSSFSAAITGDPHGVLHSWRSPEIHVCNWTGVTCHLVKDRVVQLDLSGRDLIGVISPVVANLSFLAVLDLSGNFFSGRIPLEIGSLSRLKQLSLSSNILVGTIPAQLGFLHRLVYLDLSGNRLDDRIPESLFCNLSSLQYMDLSNNSLSGEIPLGNQCSLLELRFLLLWSNNLVGPIPPSLANSTKLEWIDLESNYLSGELPSEIFDKTPYLQFLHLSYNNFTSHGGNTKLEPFFDSLVNCSLLQEIELAGNSLHGEIPVSIGSHVNLFQLHLEENFLSGPIPPSISNLVNLTYLNLSNNVLNGSIPPDISRLKKLERLYLPNNLLSGEIPVALGELPHIGLLDISGNLLSGSIPESFSNLTQLRILMLNNNRLSGMIPPSLGNCMNLENLDLSYNQLTGRIPSDVAALSSLKLYFNLSNNFLEGSIPLELSKMDMLLALDLSANNFSDKIPPQLGSCIALEYLNLSGNALHGPLPKSIGGLPYLEALDLSSNRLEGAMPESLKDSSTLKVLNISYNNFSGIVPEEGVFAVLSMDSFLGNPGLCGSISGMLQCGGTGNRAHRSMILPILMALISTPCIICFCVCFLARKLRRKLQLPIFKRTISLEDAEEGRQPDYPRISYWQLMEATGTFSESNVIGSGRFGQVYKGILHDESTKIAVKVLNPNSGVDISKSFKRECEVLKRTRHRNLIRIITTCSKPDFKALVLPLMPNGSLEIHLYPRRLSLVQVVSIASDIAEGIAYMHHYSPVKIVHCDLKPSNVLLDEDMTALVADFGIARLMNCSADETNESLGSSPSCISTTGLLCGSVGYIAPEYGMGGQPSMQGDVYSFGVVLLEMITGKRPTDVIFQEGHSLHEWVNNKYPHNIEKIMMEAPLRDASQLSNSLYYKKLRRDVTMELIELGLVCTQFSPSMRPMMNDVAHELALMKRDLYQHAMPNLNTNLESCSE; translated from the exons ATGGCTAACTTCTtcaacttcatcatcatcttcatctttgtttccatctttccatcCCCCGGCACCAATGCCGCACTCCTCGGCCTCTCTCGGGACCTCGCCGCCCTCTCATCCTTCTCCGCAGCCATCACCGGTGATCCTCACGGTGTTCTCCATAGTTGGAGATCCCCGGAGATTCATGTTTGCAATTGGACCGGTGTTACTTGCCATCTAGTGAAAGATCGAGTTGTTCAGCTTGATCTAAGTGGCAGGGACCTCATCGGAGTTATCTCACCGGTGGTGGCTAACCTTTCGTTCTTGGCCGTGCTTGATCTCTCAGGGAATTTCTTTAGCGGGAGGATCCCACTGGAGATTGGCTCTCTCTCAAGGTTGAAGCAATTGAGTCTTTCTTCTAACATCCTTGTCGGAACCATTCCGGCACAGCTTGGCTTTCTTCACCGCTTGGTTTACCTTGATTTAAGCGGAAACCGACTTGATGACCGAATTCCTGAGTCTCTGTTTTGCAATTTATCTTCATTGCAATACATGGACCTTTCGAATAATTCTCTAAGTGGTGAGATTCCTCTTGGAAATCAATGTAGCCTTCTTGAGCTGAGATTTCTTCTTTTATGGTCTAACAATTTGGTTGGTCCTATTCCTCCATCTCTAGCAAACTCAACAAAGCTAGAGTGGATTGATTTGGAGTCTAATTATCTAAGTGGAGAGTTGCCTTCCGAGATCTTCGATAAGACTCCTTACTTGCAATTCCTCCATCTTTCTTACAATAATTTTACAAGCCATGGTGGTAACACTAAGCTTGAGCCATTCTTTGATTCCTTAGTGAACTGTTCTCTGTTGCAAGAGATTGAGCTTGCTGGAAATAGCCTCCACGGAGAAATACCAGTATCCATTGGTTCTCATGTTAATCTTTTTCAACTCCATCTCGAAGAAAATTTCCTCTCTGGTCCTATTCCTCCAAGTATATCCAACCTTGTGAATCTCACCTACTTGAATCTTTCAAACAATGTGCTGAATGGATCCATTCCACCTGACATATCAAGACTAAAGAAGCTAGAGAGACTTTATTTGCCAAACAATTTGCTCTCTGGTGAGATCCCAGTGGCGCTCGGGGAGCTTCCACACATTGGTCTTCTTGATATCTCTGGCAATTTGCTTTCAGGGTCGATCCCGGAGAGCTTCTCTAACCTCACACAGCTCAGAATTCTCATGCTTAATAATAATCGGCTCTCGGGGATGATACCCCCGAGTTTAGGTAATTGCATGAACCTGGAGAACTTAGATCTTTCATACAATCAGTTAACAGGAAGGATTCCTAGTGATGTTGCAGCATTGAGTAGTTTGAAGCTGTATTTCAACTTATCAAACAATTTCTTGGAAGGTTCTATTCCATTGGAGCTGAGCAAGATGGACATGCTACTGGCATTGGATTTATCGGCAAACAACTTCTCCGATAAGATCCCTCCGCAGCTAGGAAGTTGTATAGCTTTAGAATATCTCAATCTCTCTGGCAATGCTTTGCATGGTCCTCTTCCGAAGTCCATTGGAGGTCTTCCTTACCTTGAAGCTCTTGATTTATCTTCGAACCGATTGGAAGGAGCAATGCCGGAGTCCTTGAAAGATTCTTCGACACTCAAGGTCCTCAACATCTCATACAACAACTTCTCTGGCATTGTACCAGAGGAAGGAGTGTTTGCTGTTCTTTCGATGGACTCCTTCTTGGGCAACCCCGGCCTATGTGGTTCGATCTCTGGCATGTTGCAATGCGGTGGTACTGGTAATCGAGCTCATCGATCCATGATCTTGCCGATCCTTATGGCCTTAATCAGCACACCTTGCATAATATGTTTTTGTGTCTGCTTCCTTGCAAGGAAATTGCGAAGAAAACTTCAATTGCCAATCTTCAAAAGAACAATCTCTTTAGAGGATGCTGAAGAAGGAAGACAACCGGACTATCCACGCATTTCCTATTGGCAACTCATGGAAGCCACTGGAACATTCTCTGAGTCGAACGTCATCGGTTCAGGCCGATTCGGTCAAGTATACAAGGGAATCTTGCATGATGAATCAACAAAGATAGCAGTGAAAGTATTGAATCCAAATAGTGGTGTTGATATCTCGAAAAGCTTCAAGAGAGAGTGTGAAGTCCTCAAAAGAACTAGACACAGAAACTTGATCAGGATCATCACAACCTGCAGCAAACCAGATTTCAAGGCTCTAGTCCTTCCTTTGATGCCAAACGGAAGCCTCGAAATCCATCTATATCCTCGAAGACTCAGCCTGGTCCAAGTAGTGAGCATTGCAAGTGATATTGCCGAAGGGATTGCTTACATGCATCACTACTCTCCTGTTAAGATAGTCCATTGTGATCTAAAGCCTAGCAATGTTCTTCTCGACGAAGATATGACAGCTTTAGTAGCCGATTTTGGTATTGCAAGGCTGATGAATTGTAGTGCTGATGAAACCAATGAATCTTTAGGCTCTTCTCCTTCATGCATCTCTACCACTGGCTTGTTATGTGGATCAGTTGGATATATTGCTCCCG AGTATGGAATGGGAGGCCAACCTTCAATGCAAGGAGATGTATATAGTTTTGGAGTTGTGCTCTTAGAGATGATTACTGGAAAGAGGCCAACTGATGTAATATTTCAAGAAGGTCATTCTCTTCATGAATGGGTGAACAACAAGTACCCTCACAACATTGAGAAAATCATGATGGAGGCACCATTAAGAGATGCTTCGCAATTATCGAATTCTTTGTATTATAAGAAGTTAAGGAGAGATGTTACAATGGAGCTCATCGAGCTTGGTCTAGTTTGCACGCAGTTCTCGCCTTCGATGAGGCCTATGATGAATGATGTTGCTCATGAACTTGCTCTAATGAAGAGAGATCTCTACCAGCATGCAATGCCTAACCTTAACACTAATCTTGAATCATGTTCAGAATAA